The Quercus robur chromosome 3, dhQueRobu3.1, whole genome shotgun sequence DNA segment AGGAAAATGGCTAAAATAATAATAGGCAAATCATTTGAAGAATAGTTAACCTGTCAGGATCAATGGTAAGTAAAACGACGTTCGGTAGAATCCGAGTTGCAATCTCAGTGACGTCATAATAAGCACTGGTGGCACATAGAGCCATGATCCCTGacacaataaaattttgaattggtCCATAAACTAATTGGTACAACAACATTGGAGTTAATCAACATCCAACATTTAAAGAATTGAAGATGGAAGATaaaatgcacaatttttttattaacaaaacgtagaaatatttttaatgccAAGAACTTCATGAATAATGAGGTGAAAGAGTTGCCACAGACAAATATCATAGAGTTCCGATACCTGCTCCTCGGGCAGGCGAGAAAGTATCACACAATGCACGAACAGTAAATGCATTAATCAAAACTCTCTTCCTTGTCTGCATTGTAGATATGAACCCATCAATTGAAACTCACAAAAGGAACATTTAGCAAAATATGCTTATGACGACCAATTAGACCATaatgaaaaaaggaagaaagcaTGACATTTGAGAACAAGCATATCAAACAAGAATATCAAGTTATTCAGGATGCCAATGAATCAATAAAATCCGAAATTGCTGATACTAACCCCTTCATTTAGGTGACTTGCAATATTCCCAAGTAAAATGGTAGTATTTGTTCTGATTGCTGGCTCTTCATCAATTAAACTGTATGGGCCCCAccaagaaaaagacagaagcCCCAGAGTCATTAAAATAGGTGTGCCAATGAGTTAATACTTTCAGGTCAGACATAAATatcttatcaaaaagaaaaaagaatgcaGGCTCTGTATTCATTGGAACAGAACAATAACAAATATAAGGGAAAAATAGATTGCCAATTCCAAGCTACAtaacttgaaaatgaatttataaaCTTCATAAGCTCTAGTAAgttttataaacaaaatgagTGTAAAAAAATCTCTGCAATGTAAAGAAGCTGAACAGAGCATTGAATTGCAATGACCCAAAccaagtaaaaattaaattgatactATTGATAAACCAATGCTCGTTTCCACAAGAAACCTAAAATTAACAAACACAGCAACACAAAAAAACCTCATAGATCCAACCCATACTTAAATTGATATTAGTGAAATACTACACCATTAACACTTACCAACTcctttttaagaatttcttcAATATAATATGTTCAAACCATACTTCAGATTCCAAAGGACTGGTATGTAATTCCATTTCCAAAGTATCCAAACCCTAGCCCCAAATTATATTATTGGCGAGAAAGAGAAATATCAatggagagaatgagagagaaaacaagagagaATACCAAAAAATTCTTTGCAAAATTCTACAAGGTAATttccaaattcaatttttcttttcttgggaaacaaatagagagagagagacctgtaaTCGGACAAAAGGGCGGAGAAGAAAGCTCTGACTATTGACAGCAGGTCGTCGTTAGAGATAGGATCGCCGACCATTGCGCCTCAACCTATCGTCGGACGTGATCAAAATTAGGGTCTTCAAGTCGCCAGTCAACAATTGACACCAAAGATTCACCGATGAGCCACAGAACTCTCTGAGCTTCACCATCAACTCAGTAACaacaacaagtaaaaaaaaaaaattgattaattattcaCAAAAAACCAAATGAATTCACAAAAATCGAATATGAAAATGGAAGAGCACACAAACCTGTGAAAGAAATAGAGCGATCGACGGCGAGGACACGTGTCAGGCCACCGATGTAATGAAAAGTGCCGTCAATGTAGCGAGGGAGGATTTTCCCGCCATAACTGTAGAGGAATTTGATGGTCTCtaagtttttgttgttgttggacTCCATGaaagtttttgagagagagagagagagagaattttctaAGAGAGTGAGCATAGGCTTTATtcaaaaattggttttttgaaTTCTGAGTTTAAGGGAGATAGAGAGATTTTATTTCGATGGTTGAAACATTTGGATATCTTTTATTAAGGGTTGTGTTAGAATTTCgttgaaaaatgtaaaaatttggAGGCAGCAATAACGCgggattttagttttttagtttatttcaagGGTTTTAATGACCATTGTAACAAGATTAGTTAGATTTTAATTAGCGCGCCAGTTTGTTAGCGTTTGTTTCAACCATTTTCAGTGTACCCTTGGAAAAAGTGGGTTGAAACAAGTTATgttttttgtagtgacaataGCAGGCTAGATGGCTATAGTAGATTTTTGTATATAGAgaacaattttattgtttaaacaaaactaaatggttggattgataaaaaaatttctccaagAAGAGAAATggagtacaaaataaataaataattacataaatcaAGCTCTCTTGTCTATCATGTCTCCAACATCAAGTTTTTAAACACTCATTTTTCACCATAAACCAATAACTTACCTAAATCATCAATGACTTTTACTCTAGGAAAATTGTTAAACATTCTCTAATTTTATGTATCATAGAAAAACGATTATCAAAATAACAACCAAGAAAGCTCAGGCAAGAAGTAGCCAAAGCAGTTATTTTGTTAaacattctctatttttttctgTAAACAAAGGATGAATTTGTGGAGTAacttacataaaataaaaaaataaattaaaattaaaaaaaaaaaaaaaaaaaaattgtggagtACCTACCATGCGTGTGTGTGGTGTGCTAAAAATCCTGAAGCCAAAAATTGGGTgatgatcatatatatatataattaacgaagaccatcaaaccaaaaagaaaaagacataaaaaatCACATACTTAAAATTCTACGCAGTCACTTTGGAGATCAGGACAAAGCTGATCAGTTGGAGATGATACTTCaaatcctaatatatatatatatatatatatttatatttatatttatatttatatatatatatatatatatatattatttattaacaatCAACATTTCTTTATTTACTAACAATCAACATGTATAATAGATCTTTGCTCTCACACAGGGAACTTTTTCTTCTCACTgcgtttctctttcttttcttttccctcatTCAGCGGCACTCTCTCCTTCTAATTGCCTCACACATGTTTCTATTTATATAACAAAAGCAACCGCCTTTATTCTTAGAGACTCATGTCTCTTAATTCACTTGGGACTCTAATTCACGGTGAAGGGTTTGGCTTTTCTTCACAAAGGATACTGGTGTGAATGAAAACAAAAGTAAGAGACGCGAGAGGTGGAGGCAGGGGAATGCGTAGAGAGAGGAAGGATTCGATAAACTAAATAGAGAGGAAAAGCAATATCaggttacaaaattcaaattaataaattaataaaaaataataatgctgatgtggaaaattgtaatGATTCCAAAGTTTATGTAGCAAGCTCTCATGaaagtcaacaaaaagtcaaaagtttcagttttatagtatatataaatttgCTATTTTTGGGAATTATGGATGCTTGATGATCACAGAGGTTTTGTATTGTTCTATTTGGAAACTTGGATTTGCATACTGTCTGTTTGGATGATGAGAAAATAATGGAAATTAAAgaagtacattttttttttaatacattttatgtattttggAGATTTGGTTTACTTTTTAAAGggttttttaaactatttaatCGGTCTACCATAATTGAAATTACATGACATGATTTGATTGGATCAACTAGTACACAAGATTTGCTCATGTGATATTTAAGGAGAACATCACGttacatttttaaataaaaatagcatGTAATCCGCACAATGCACAGGATTTGTTAAATGTtagttattaatattatttttctaattagaGTGATATTATCACAACTAGCAATACCTGAATGAACAAAACATATCAATATCTTTGTGAAGAGAGGCCAACCACATCACCATACATTTGCAATaacattgataaaaataaataaataaataagtgcgTTGAATTGAAGTAGTTTAGTTTGcatctttttttggtaaaactaTTTGAGtcatgttttgggttttggaggacTATTTCTTATTCTATTATAGTAGTAACATGTTATGATTTAAAATGGAGTAGAAATTTAGTGTTTTAGAGACCTTTGGACTTTGGCACTTGAAAGAGGTAAGAGAGAGATAAATATTAGGTATTTTTGTTTGATGGGAAGATAAACAACCTCTTAGATAAGCATGaggaaggtaaaaaaaaaaatccatttagaGATCAACGGGATATTACTAATAATTAGGTGGTTTTAGTAAACTGTTCCACCATTCACTTTTGCTTAATAGTATATTAGAAAGTAATTGTCAAAAGAAGTTGATCAACCTGTACATTTTACTAATAGAAAAGTAACTTCCACCTCTCATTGCTAGAATTGTAAGTTGTACAGTAcatgtagaaagaaaaaaaaaagccaactcTCTTATATCTGCCACTGTCCCGAGTATTCTGAATTTGGTTACTTAGTAGATTTATTTTGCTGGTTTGAGTGATATTTTCAGTACAAATAAAGGATTCAACTTGCACTTTTGCTGGACTGATTATTCCTCGCGGCTGATGCTTAGGAAACATTCATATAATAGATATATAATTGCTGAGGCCACCATACCAGCATACAGTTGGCGGGCTCATGGCATTCACCCGTTCTCAATAGACAACCTGGATATGGATGACTTGGATTCTGACTCTGAGCTTGGCATCGACAGCAGTGTGGAGATTGTCTATGCACTGTGATCTCAATTTATCTGGAATTTGAAACAGACTTGCTTCTGCAAAATAGTATAGTTCTTTGGGGCCATGGCTCGGGAAGATCTGACTAAGAGAATGTGGTGTCGTGTAGATTAGAATAGATCAGACCTTAGGTAAGTGCATCATGTTAGTCttagtatgtgtttggattcGAATTATAAGTAGCTGCGTTTACGttttctgactttttttttttttgttccaactGCACTATTTGACCAAGTCAACTGCGAACAGTACACCTATGCACTATTCACGAactcacaaatttcacttttcaacaactttttcattaaaagtgggtcccacgatactattcacacatttaaaaattattttgctacagtgttttcaatttcagttttcagtttcaacaaaaataaactcaatccaaacagaaGCTTTTATctcaccaaaaaataataataataaaaaataaaataaaaaagaagaagaagaatagaaatagaaaaagaaaaagaaaaaaaaaagataaactacatatttggtctctatcttttacaccatatttcactctggtctctaacctttcaattaTATTAATTTGGTTCTTAACCTTTCAGTTTCATGTCAATTTGTCTCTGTCATTATATCTTGGGTGAAAATTGATGACCTgacaaatgaccaaaataaaattttagtgtaTTGTCACATTAACgaaagttaattttttattttggtcattagaCACGTCATcaattttcttccaaaaaataatGGTTAGAACAAAATTGACACAGTACTGAAaggttaggaaccaaattgacaaaattgaaagtttagggatcaaattaaaatatggtgtaTAAAATAGAGACTAAATACATAGTTAACTaagggtgtcaattcgggttagtgTTTCGGGTTTGTATTgtgtcgaggtaggggtattcgactaaatgactcaactctaacccgacccatttaataattgtgtcatgatctttcaaccctaacccgacctatTAATAAGGtgggttgacctgacccaacctaTTTGACATACTTAATAAACaagtcgtgttgggttgacatgaatataacacaacccatttcaacctacataatattaaatataacatccatctagaattttttttttttacatcccaaaagcaatgcatacactttaagtcttcaacccatattcaaaataatatagtttaacaaaaatataacattcatctagaaataagttcttaaCACtctaccttctcaaaaaaaaaaaagttctttacactctaaaagaagtgcatacactttaacccaaattcaaaataacatagtttaacaaaaatgaaataacatagtttaacaaaaatataatatccttgaaACTCGCCAAAAGCTAaatatcaatattgaaagaattggaGCAAATAAtagactaatcctgactataactacgattatcatccatagattctttgttgatgtccaaattcataaaatcttccacaagctcatccaatttcatttgtgcaagttctatgccaaatatatatataagtattagtagttacaaaatatgatcatgcctcaacaattttaaaagcaATACCCATCAGATCTAGTTTATAAATTATCTCAATAAACCCACTTGCAAGATATGCAGACAGTGTCCAGTGTCCAATACTaatacaaacaccaaaaaaaaaaaaaaaaaaaaaaaaacacacaacacAGGACAAAAGCTATAGCCGTGGCCTTAATCAACAATTAATATATCTCATATATTAATAACGGCACATGGGTTCGAAGTTTATAGAACAAAAACATTATGTAGAAAAAATtactacaaaattttgaaacaccaAGAAAACGGTTTTCTTTAATTATAAAACTCACTaaacacatgagagagagagagagagagagagagagcaataacCGGTTTGAGACTTTGAGTTTGAGAATTGGGCATAAGTCTATAAGATAGTAGAGTGAGTAGtacaactaaaataaataaataaaaaaattaaattagatatttattagaagttttagagatttagggtttgtaGGGTTTAGAGATCtaagatttgtaaaatttcaatttccaattatatcccttataagtttttgtaattactcactttttctttttaaatttaaaatatatgttggatataaagggtatttgacaaatctaaaataaaataaatattaatttgttatacgagttaaatgGGTTGTTAAGTAGGTCATTTTAgattaacacaaataaattgacgcgtcaaacgtgtctattgctgGTTATgcgggttgacccgctta contains these protein-coding regions:
- the LOC126717450 gene encoding uncharacterized protein LOC126717450 → MVGDPISNDDLLSIVRAFFSALLSDYSLIDEEPAIRTNTTILLGNIASHLNEGTRKRVLINAFTVRALCDTFSPARGAGIMALCATSAYYDVTEIATRILPNVVLLTIDPDRLSLDERFMNLFFCLSRFCFLGWLFLGRV